In Haloarcula salinisoli, one genomic interval encodes:
- a CDS encoding PQQ-binding-like beta-propeller repeat protein has product MSRRLTRRRYLVGLGATAAVGLAGCSGDGDGGGTPTSTGGAGQSEAGPVWRMMSVDAANSGTVPDTTGPSEAVTANWTVEVDGRPYKTAAVVDDTVYFGSSYTGIYAVSAADGSQQWHVNTKNDIESSPAVVDGTVYVADAGSESTEGTLYALSADDGSEEWTFEADKGLSSSPAVADGTVYIGAGNIRSDSGRVYAIDASDGSEKWRAPVDSGVTGAAAVGDGMVYFGDGDVDDGGGNLYAFSTDDGSEAWRHETENSFFAAAVVDGTVYAGSRTGDMFAFSPADGTVQWSEYIDPVRSSPAVADDTVYVAASESIKALSAADGSEQWVFETQRDVTEPVAVVDGVVYGGDGYSTSGGGTVYAVSADDGSELWRFDTDGPAGGPAVIDGTAYVGDAGGNMYALTEK; this is encoded by the coding sequence ATGTCACGGAGACTGACACGGCGGCGGTATCTGGTGGGACTCGGTGCGACCGCAGCGGTCGGCCTCGCAGGCTGTTCCGGGGACGGCGACGGCGGGGGCACACCCACATCGACTGGCGGTGCCGGACAGAGCGAGGCCGGACCAGTCTGGCGGATGATGAGTGTCGACGCGGCCAACTCCGGCACAGTTCCGGACACGACGGGCCCCAGCGAAGCGGTTACGGCCAACTGGACCGTCGAGGTGGACGGCCGACCGTACAAGACGGCAGCCGTGGTCGACGATACGGTCTACTTCGGGTCAAGTTACACCGGTATCTACGCGGTATCGGCCGCTGATGGCAGCCAACAGTGGCACGTCAACACGAAAAACGACATCGAGTCGTCACCAGCCGTCGTGGACGGCACCGTCTACGTCGCCGATGCAGGTTCCGAGAGCACGGAGGGGACCCTGTACGCCCTGTCGGCCGACGACGGGTCGGAGGAGTGGACGTTCGAGGCCGACAAGGGACTCAGCTCCTCACCAGCCGTCGCAGACGGGACCGTCTATATCGGCGCGGGGAACATACGGTCCGACAGCGGGCGCGTGTACGCAATCGACGCCAGTGACGGCAGTGAAAAGTGGCGGGCGCCCGTCGATTCGGGCGTGACCGGCGCGGCCGCGGTTGGCGACGGGATGGTCTACTTCGGCGACGGTGACGTCGACGACGGTGGCGGCAACCTCTATGCGTTTTCGACCGATGACGGTTCCGAGGCGTGGCGACACGAGACAGAGAACTCCTTTTTCGCGGCCGCCGTCGTGGACGGGACCGTCTACGCAGGCAGTAGAACCGGAGATATGTTCGCGTTTTCTCCCGCGGACGGAACCGTCCAGTGGTCGGAGTATATCGACCCCGTGCGGTCATCACCGGCAGTAGCCGACGATACGGTGTACGTCGCTGCTTCGGAGAGTATCAAAGCGCTCAGCGCTGCGGACGGGTCCGAGCAGTGGGTGTTCGAAACTCAGCGAGACGTGACCGAGCCCGTGGCAGTGGTCGACGGCGTCGTCTACGGCGGTGATGGGTACTCGACGAGTGGCGGCGGGACCGTTTACGCGGTGTCCGCGGACGACGGCTCGGAGCTCTGGCGCTTCGACACCGACGGGCCGGCAGGTGGCCCTGCGGTCATCGACGGAACCGCCTACGTCGGGGACGCAGGCGGCAATATGTACGCCCTCACCGAAAAGTAA
- a CDS encoding cupin domain-containing protein, which yields MSYTRVNYEDVEPVGGAMHFMRDPLECSNLGVTVVECEPKWTGKEHDHGGKEHEEVYVLVEGAATVDVDGESVELEAGDALRIDPDARRQIRNGDEESLFVLVGAP from the coding sequence GTGAGCTACACCCGAGTCAACTACGAGGACGTCGAACCGGTCGGTGGCGCGATGCACTTCATGCGGGACCCGCTTGAGTGTTCGAACCTCGGCGTCACCGTCGTCGAGTGTGAGCCGAAGTGGACCGGCAAGGAACACGACCACGGCGGCAAGGAACACGAAGAGGTGTACGTACTGGTCGAAGGGGCGGCGACCGTCGACGTGGACGGCGAGTCAGTCGAGCTGGAGGCGGGCGACGCGCTCAGAATCGACCCAGACGCACGGCGACAGATTCGCAACGGCGACGAGGAGAGTCTGTTCGTGCTCGTGGGCGCGCCGTAG
- a CDS encoding HTH domain-containing protein codes for MPNTECPQTRRAELFVRADLPTPSEHRRVAVENRLQELQCAGVIDGFETTVWEKRVPVGDEDCPERTRYEEFRDWATEAGASLSPFFDTRLCYSWQTAEKRTELVMPALCLACYEDDELVQVAPFARGGTPHSIEECLDDLEAGREPMPAGTVTASTAD; via the coding sequence ATGCCCAACACAGAGTGTCCACAGACCCGTCGCGCGGAGCTGTTCGTCAGAGCTGACCTGCCGACACCCTCGGAGCACCGACGAGTTGCCGTCGAGAACCGTCTGCAAGAGCTGCAGTGTGCGGGAGTTATCGACGGCTTCGAGACCACGGTCTGGGAGAAACGTGTCCCGGTCGGAGACGAAGACTGTCCCGAGCGGACCCGGTACGAGGAGTTCCGCGACTGGGCGACCGAGGCGGGCGCGTCGCTTTCACCCTTCTTCGATACGCGACTCTGTTACAGCTGGCAGACCGCCGAGAAGCGCACGGAGCTGGTCATGCCCGCACTGTGTCTCGCCTGCTACGAGGACGACGAACTCGTCCAGGTCGCTCCGTTCGCCCGTGGAGGCACGCCACACTCCATCGAGGAGTGTCTCGACGACCTCGAAGCGGGTCGGGAACCAATGCCTGCTGGAACAGTCACCGCCTCCACCGCTGATTGA
- a CDS encoding formate/nitrite transporter family protein produces MASEEAQAEGEDILDIQIRRGLSELWRPTSGLSLSALSAGLDVGFGPLLMGVILTTAGVAGTGELATELLVGIAYGVGFILVVLGRSELYTEHTTLAVLPVLDGQASVARLARLWGIVYIGNLVGATVFGGLIVVVGPSIDVVEPSAIVSLARVYTDQPVVGMLGAGVLAGWLMGLLSWLVAAADSTGARLLVVWLIASAIGMAHLPHCIAGTVEVVAGVLVSPELGPTVFGRFLLLSTVGNTVGGTVFVALLRYGHVVRSGPTARDFREE; encoded by the coding sequence ATGGCCTCCGAAGAGGCACAGGCCGAGGGTGAGGACATACTCGATATCCAGATACGACGCGGCCTCAGCGAGCTGTGGCGCCCGACGTCGGGGCTCTCCCTGTCGGCGCTGTCGGCCGGGCTGGACGTCGGCTTCGGGCCGCTGTTGATGGGTGTGATACTGACGACGGCGGGCGTGGCCGGGACCGGGGAACTGGCGACGGAACTGCTGGTGGGAATCGCGTACGGGGTCGGCTTCATACTCGTCGTGCTCGGTCGGTCGGAGCTCTATACCGAACACACGACCCTCGCGGTGTTGCCCGTGCTCGACGGGCAGGCTTCGGTGGCCCGGCTGGCCCGGCTCTGGGGCATCGTCTACATCGGGAACCTCGTCGGAGCGACGGTGTTCGGGGGACTAATCGTCGTGGTCGGGCCGTCCATCGACGTCGTCGAGCCGTCGGCCATCGTCTCGCTGGCCCGGGTGTACACGGACCAGCCCGTCGTGGGCATGCTGGGGGCGGGCGTGCTCGCGGGCTGGCTGATGGGCCTGCTCTCCTGGCTCGTCGCCGCGGCCGACAGCACCGGCGCCAGACTGCTGGTCGTCTGGCTCATCGCTTCCGCCATCGGTATGGCCCACCTCCCACACTGTATCGCCGGCACCGTCGAGGTAGTCGCCGGGGTGCTCGTGAGCCCCGAACTGGGGCCGACAGTGTTCGGTCGATTTCTCCTGCTCTCGACGGTCGGGAATACCGTCGGCGGAACGGTTTTCGTAGCGCTCCTGCGCTACGGCCACGTCGTCCGGAGCGGGCCGACGGCCCGGGACTTCCGCGAGGAGTGA
- a CDS encoding DUF7547 family protein encodes MADTEEDVSALLAELVRTLQDLQTEVEPRTERGRPRPPTPEELLRFTSDVTIPAAILVLKTNIEALKLLRRALRLAEGRPATASSGGGVQERATQLSRATLARLDDALSDLQGAVEGRPPDAEARELLTEARQLRESLAEQLAESESVDGDFDTGEATEVPVDVDAELRSIKDDIDDVSDGNGDDGN; translated from the coding sequence ATGGCCGACACCGAAGAGGACGTCTCCGCCCTGCTTGCGGAGCTCGTCAGGACACTACAGGACCTTCAGACGGAGGTGGAACCACGCACCGAACGTGGCCGCCCGCGCCCGCCGACCCCGGAGGAACTCCTTCGCTTTACCAGCGACGTGACGATTCCGGCCGCCATCCTCGTTCTGAAGACGAACATCGAGGCGCTGAAGCTGCTGCGCCGAGCGCTCCGCCTGGCCGAGGGTCGACCGGCGACAGCGTCGAGCGGCGGGGGCGTGCAGGAACGCGCGACGCAGCTGAGCCGGGCGACGCTCGCGCGGCTGGACGACGCGCTCTCGGACCTCCAGGGCGCAGTCGAGGGTCGGCCGCCTGACGCCGAAGCCAGAGAGCTATTGACCGAGGCCCGACAGCTTCGCGAGTCGCTGGCCGAGCAGCTGGCCGAGAGCGAGTCGGTCGACGGCGACTTCGACACTGGCGAAGCCACCGAGGTCCCGGTCGACGTCGACGCCGAACTCCGGTCTATCAAGGACGATATCGACGACGTGAGCGACGGGAACGGCGATGACGGCAACTGA
- the panB gene encoding 3-methyl-2-oxobutanoate hydroxymethyltransferase yields MTTVRDLQAMAGDEPITMLTAYDAVTAALVESAGVDVVLVGDSMGNAVLGHEDTLPVTVDEMASRVGAVARGTDDALVVADMPFLSFGADEAESVKNCGRMLKEEGANAVKLESGPHTVSLTERLADLGIPVMAHLGLTPQSVNQTGYTQQASDREEAKEILDLARAHEDAGAFALVLEHVPANLAAQVTEALDIPTIGIGAGGDCDGQVLVFTDVVGLAESSPPFAEQFGDVRGEVESAVDDYVEAVESGDFPGQRHANTAEDLDDLYSG; encoded by the coding sequence ATGACCACCGTTCGGGACCTGCAGGCGATGGCCGGTGACGAACCGATAACGATGCTGACGGCCTACGATGCCGTGACGGCGGCGCTCGTCGAGAGCGCCGGGGTGGACGTCGTCCTCGTCGGCGACAGCATGGGCAACGCCGTGCTGGGCCACGAGGACACCCTTCCCGTGACCGTCGACGAGATGGCCTCCCGCGTCGGTGCCGTGGCCAGGGGGACCGACGACGCCCTGGTCGTCGCCGACATGCCGTTTCTCTCCTTTGGAGCCGACGAGGCCGAGAGCGTCAAGAACTGCGGGCGGATGCTCAAAGAGGAGGGCGCAAACGCCGTCAAACTGGAATCGGGGCCCCACACCGTTTCCCTGACCGAACGGCTCGCCGACCTGGGTATCCCGGTGATGGCCCACCTCGGACTGACGCCACAGAGCGTCAATCAGACCGGCTACACGCAGCAGGCGAGCGACCGCGAGGAGGCAAAGGAGATACTCGACCTCGCACGAGCCCACGAGGACGCCGGCGCGTTCGCGCTCGTGCTCGAACACGTCCCCGCGAACCTCGCGGCCCAGGTGACCGAGGCGCTCGATATCCCGACTATCGGTATCGGCGCGGGCGGCGACTGCGACGGACAGGTGCTCGTCTTCACCGACGTGGTCGGCCTCGCGGAGTCCTCGCCGCCCTTCGCCGAGCAGTTCGGCGACGTTCGCGGGGAGGTCGAATCTGCCGTCGATGACTACGTCGAGGCCGTCGAATCCGGCGATTTCCCCGGCCAGCGACACGCGAACACCGCCGAGGACCTCGACGACCTCTACAGCGGGTAA
- the dpsA gene encoding DNA starvation/stationary phase protection protein DpsA: MATQEHVSREFGTVEENDLRLDVEKSEQIIDALNQDLANVYVLYHQVKKHHWNVEGAEFRDLHLFLGDAAMNLEEAADELAERAQALGGTPISGPAAQEEHASVDYEGQDIYNIRTSLEHDLEVYGDIIEATRDHIELAENLGDHATAQILREILVQTEEDAHHIEHYLAGDTLVMD, from the coding sequence ATGGCTACGCAAGAACACGTCAGTCGCGAGTTCGGAACCGTCGAAGAGAACGACCTCCGACTCGACGTAGAGAAGTCCGAGCAGATTATCGACGCCCTGAACCAGGACCTCGCGAACGTCTACGTCCTCTACCACCAGGTCAAGAAGCACCACTGGAACGTCGAGGGGGCGGAGTTCCGTGACCTCCACCTGTTCCTCGGCGACGCGGCGATGAACCTCGAAGAGGCGGCCGACGAGCTGGCCGAGCGCGCACAGGCGCTGGGCGGCACGCCCATCTCCGGGCCGGCCGCACAGGAGGAACACGCCTCGGTCGACTACGAGGGCCAGGATATCTACAATATCCGCACCTCGCTCGAACACGACCTCGAGGTGTACGGCGACATCATCGAGGCGACGCGGGACCACATCGAACTGGCCGAGAACCTCGGCGACCACGCGACGGCCCAGATTCTGCGCGAGATTCTGGTCCAGACAGAGGAAGACGCCCACCACATCGAGCACTACCTCGCGGGCGACACGCTCGTGATGGATTAG
- the acs gene encoding acetate--CoA ligase alpha subunit, with amino-acid sequence MGRLSTLFGPERVAVIGASESEGSVGRAITENLLASYEGEVLAVNPNAEEVLGLTCYDGIAEVDSPGTVDVAVVVVPPHIAVDAIRQSGEVGIENVVVITAGFGETGSDGAARERELREVAEEYDLNLVGPNSLGVMSTPKGLNATFGNEMATEGDVSFMSQSGAFVTAVLDWAAERDVGFKDIVSLGNKAILDEGDFVAEWGEDPDTDVILGYLEDIDDGEEFIRTAREVTQDTPIVLVKSGRTDAGASAAASHTGAMAGSERAYEAGLEQAGTLRVESVQELFDYAQILSGQPLPDGEEIAIVTNAGGPGVMTTDAVGDSDLSLAEFTDETFETLRETMPEAANIYNPVDIIGDAPAERFESALETVLADENVSMAVVVACPTAVLSFEELAEVVVEQQQQSGLPVATTLMGGKSVGAGQEILAQAGIPQYFDPARAVGSLDALTEYRNISEREFQAPDTFDVDRERAREVLQGASRRDTNRLGVEAMELLDAYGIPTPQGDVVDSPGDAEAIAEEIGEDVVMKIVSPDILHKSDIGGVEVGVPPEEVRDTYEDLVVRARNYQSDATILGVQVQEMVDLETGTETILGMNRDPQFGPLLLFGLGGIFVEVLEDTTVRVAPVSEPEASAMLDDIESAPLLQGARGREPVDRAALVETVQRLSQLVTDFPAIVELDINPLVATPDGVTAVDLRLTLDQEEL; translated from the coding sequence ATGGGACGATTATCGACACTGTTTGGGCCGGAACGGGTCGCCGTGATCGGCGCGTCAGAATCGGAGGGTTCTGTCGGACGGGCCATCACGGAGAACCTGCTTGCATCGTACGAGGGAGAGGTCCTGGCGGTCAATCCGAACGCCGAGGAGGTCCTCGGGCTCACATGTTACGACGGTATCGCCGAGGTCGACTCGCCGGGGACCGTCGACGTAGCCGTCGTCGTCGTACCGCCACATATCGCCGTCGACGCCATCCGCCAGTCCGGCGAGGTCGGCATCGAGAACGTCGTCGTCATCACCGCCGGCTTCGGTGAGACCGGCAGCGACGGGGCCGCCCGTGAACGCGAGCTCCGCGAGGTCGCTGAGGAGTACGACCTCAACCTCGTGGGCCCCAACAGCCTCGGCGTCATGTCGACGCCAAAGGGGCTCAACGCCACCTTCGGCAACGAGATGGCGACCGAGGGGGACGTCTCCTTCATGAGCCAGTCCGGCGCCTTTGTCACCGCGGTCCTGGACTGGGCCGCCGAACGGGACGTCGGGTTCAAGGATATCGTCTCCCTGGGGAACAAGGCTATCCTCGACGAGGGTGACTTCGTCGCGGAGTGGGGCGAGGACCCCGACACCGACGTCATTCTGGGCTATCTGGAGGACATCGACGACGGGGAGGAGTTCATCAGAACCGCCCGTGAAGTGACACAGGACACGCCAATCGTCCTCGTCAAATCCGGCCGGACCGACGCCGGGGCCTCGGCCGCCGCTTCACACACCGGGGCGATGGCCGGCTCCGAGCGGGCCTACGAGGCCGGCCTCGAACAGGCCGGGACCCTCCGCGTGGAATCCGTCCAGGAGCTGTTCGACTACGCGCAGATTCTGTCGGGCCAGCCCCTGCCCGACGGCGAGGAGATAGCCATCGTCACCAACGCCGGCGGTCCCGGCGTGATGACGACCGACGCCGTGGGTGACTCGGACCTCTCGCTCGCCGAGTTCACCGACGAGACCTTCGAGACACTCAGGGAGACGATGCCCGAGGCGGCCAACATCTACAACCCGGTCGACATCATCGGCGACGCGCCAGCCGAGCGCTTCGAGTCGGCCCTCGAGACCGTCCTCGCGGACGAGAACGTCTCGATGGCTGTCGTCGTCGCCTGTCCGACCGCCGTGCTCTCCTTCGAAGAGCTGGCCGAGGTCGTCGTCGAACAACAGCAACAGAGCGGCCTGCCGGTCGCGACGACGCTGATGGGCGGCAAGTCCGTCGGCGCCGGCCAGGAAATTCTCGCGCAAGCGGGCATCCCGCAGTACTTCGACCCCGCCCGCGCCGTCGGCAGTCTGGACGCGCTGACGGAGTACCGGAACATCTCCGAGCGGGAGTTCCAGGCGCCGGATACTTTCGACGTAGACCGGGAGCGCGCCCGGGAGGTTCTTCAGGGGGCGAGCCGCCGGGACACCAACCGCCTCGGCGTCGAGGCGATGGAGCTGCTCGACGCCTACGGCATCCCGACCCCGCAGGGTGACGTCGTCGACTCACCGGGTGACGCCGAAGCCATCGCCGAGGAAATCGGCGAGGACGTCGTGATGAAGATCGTCAGCCCGGACATCCTCCACAAATCGGACATCGGTGGCGTCGAGGTCGGTGTCCCGCCCGAGGAGGTCCGGGACACCTACGAGGACCTCGTCGTTCGCGCGCGCAACTACCAGTCCGACGCGACCATCCTGGGCGTGCAGGTCCAGGAGATGGTCGACCTCGAGACCGGGACAGAGACCATCCTCGGAATGAACCGGGACCCGCAGTTTGGCCCACTCTTGCTCTTTGGCCTCGGTGGTATTTTCGTGGAGGTGCTCGAAGATACCACTGTCAGGGTCGCGCCGGTGAGCGAACCCGAAGCCAGTGCAATGCTCGACGACATCGAATCCGCGCCGCTACTGCAGGGCGCCCGAGGCCGCGAGCCGGTCGACCGGGCAGCCCTCGTCGAGACGGTCCAGCGGCTCTCACAGCTCGTCACGGACTTCCCGGCCATCGTGGAACTGGACATCAACCCGCTCGTCGCGACGCCCGACGGCGTCACGGCGGTCGACCTGCGGCTCACCCTCGACCAGGAGGAACTATGA
- a CDS encoding phosphotransacetylase family protein, with protein MTDTLLVTSTEEGIGKTAITIALAKAAQEAGNEVGYMKPKGTRLQSAVGKTRDEDPMLARELLDFDAEMHEMEPIVYSPTFIKEAIRGREDTDELRDRVVENFEALAEDRDTMLVEGSDRLETGGIVDLTDADIAESIDARVLLVSSYTEPGDADEVLAAADQLGDRLAGVLFNGVTESAMDELDDDVIPFLESRGVSVFGALPRVQDLAGITVGDLARSLGADVLTSEASTDVHVERFTVGAMGGNKALDQFRRTRDAVMVSGGDRSEVQTAALEASGIKALLLTGGFRPASAVLGRAEKENVPILLVQSDTRTTIDRVEDVLHSGRTRDAETVTRMQELLGDGVDVHSLLQLSE; from the coding sequence ATGACCGACACGCTACTCGTAACCTCAACCGAAGAAGGAATCGGCAAGACAGCAATCACCATCGCCCTCGCGAAGGCCGCACAGGAGGCCGGCAACGAGGTCGGCTACATGAAACCGAAGGGGACACGGCTCCAGAGCGCCGTCGGGAAGACCCGCGACGAGGACCCCATGCTCGCCCGCGAGCTGCTGGATTTCGACGCCGAGATGCACGAGATGGAGCCCATCGTCTACTCGCCGACGTTCATCAAGGAGGCGATCCGTGGCCGCGAGGACACGGACGAACTCCGCGACCGCGTCGTCGAGAACTTCGAGGCGCTGGCCGAGGACCGCGACACGATGCTCGTCGAGGGGAGCGACCGCCTGGAGACGGGCGGCATCGTCGACCTCACCGACGCGGACATCGCCGAGTCGATAGACGCCCGCGTCCTGCTTGTCTCTTCATACACCGAACCCGGTGACGCCGACGAGGTGCTGGCCGCGGCCGACCAGCTGGGCGACCGGCTCGCCGGCGTGCTGTTCAACGGCGTCACCGAGTCGGCGATGGACGAACTCGACGACGACGTCATCCCGTTCCTGGAGAGCCGTGGCGTGTCAGTGTTCGGTGCACTCCCGCGGGTGCAGGACCTGGCCGGCATCACCGTGGGTGACCTCGCCCGGAGCCTCGGTGCGGACGTGCTCACCAGCGAGGCGTCGACCGACGTCCACGTCGAGCGGTTCACCGTCGGCGCGATGGGCGGCAACAAAGCGCTGGACCAGTTCCGCCGCACCCGCGACGCGGTGATGGTCAGCGGGGGCGACCGCTCGGAGGTCCAGACCGCCGCTCTCGAAGCCTCGGGAATCAAGGCGCTCCTGCTGACCGGCGGCTTCCGACCGGCCAGCGCCGTCCTCGGCCGGGCCGAGAAGGAGAACGTCCCCATCCTGCTGGTCCAGTCCGACACCCGGACGACCATCGACCGCGTCGAAGACGTGCTCCACTCCGGACGCACCCGCGACGCCGAGACGGTCACGCGGATGCAGGAACTGCTCGGCGACGGCGTCGACGTCCACTCGCTGCTCCAGCTCTCGGAGTAG
- a CDS encoding HAD family hydrolase, whose amino-acid sequence MTHEAVVYDLDGTLVDLAVDWDVVTRDVAAVLREHDVEPDTASLWGMLELSETTGHRDVVEATISEYERTGARESTRLSLADGLPHDVPVGVCSLNAETACRLALEVHEIAHAVGPVVGRDSEGSEKPDPEGLLTVVDELQADPESAVFVGDSERDAETARRAGTDFAWASDFDQRRYRA is encoded by the coding sequence GTGACCCACGAAGCTGTCGTCTACGACCTCGACGGGACCCTGGTCGACCTCGCGGTAGACTGGGATGTCGTCACCCGTGACGTCGCCGCCGTCCTCAGAGAGCACGACGTAGAGCCCGATACGGCGAGCCTCTGGGGGATGCTGGAACTGTCCGAGACGACCGGCCACCGCGACGTCGTCGAGGCGACCATCAGCGAATACGAGCGGACGGGTGCCCGGGAGTCGACACGGTTGTCGCTGGCCGACGGTCTGCCCCACGACGTCCCCGTTGGGGTCTGTTCGCTGAACGCCGAGACAGCCTGTCGATTGGCGCTGGAGGTCCACGAGATAGCCCACGCCGTCGGCCCGGTCGTCGGCCGTGACTCGGAAGGCTCCGAGAAACCAGACCCCGAGGGGTTACTGACGGTTGTCGACGAACTGCAGGCCGACCCCGAGTCCGCGGTGTTCGTCGGAGATTCGGAGCGGGACGCCGAGACGGCGCGCCGGGCCGGCACCGACTTCGCGTGGGCCAGCGACTTCGATCAGCGTCGATACCGCGCGTAG
- a CDS encoding DUF5822 domain-containing protein produces the protein MPAVEQTDPDGVDFGWVMQVTFVTTILLGSPIVAAASLGTRLPTWTSRAMFAVRVGAVIWILTAAAVYLYARYRR, from the coding sequence GTGCCAGCAGTCGAGCAAACGGACCCGGACGGCGTCGACTTCGGCTGGGTGATGCAGGTCACCTTCGTCACCACAATCCTCCTTGGGTCCCCCATCGTCGCCGCGGCCTCGCTGGGGACGCGGCTCCCGACCTGGACCAGCCGAGCGATGTTCGCCGTTCGGGTCGGTGCGGTCATCTGGATACTGACGGCGGCCGCGGTATACCTCTACGCGCGGTATCGACGCTGA
- the bioB gene encoding biotin synthase BioB — protein sequence MVYETGNRTVDEAVNRVLDGERLDRRDGLALIAQPVDALAAGADVVRSELGDGTVDACSIVNAKAGNCAEDCGFCAQSVHFDTGIDNYGFLGPEKILEAAKRAERDGSQRFGIVLAEKGVSKEQRPEEWEEVLEAIRLVRDETDVEVDASLGILTEEEAAILAEEGLNHYNHNIETSPRYFPEIVQTHSFEDRVATLEVAKEAGMDLCAGVILGMGESPTDRVEAAMALQDIGVSSLPVNILNPVEGTPLAERGLPDITTEEVIKTIAVYRLLHPEARVRLTGGREVNLDTEGQVAALEAGADGILTGDYLTTEGQSPADDIEIVEQAGLEPNREANEFDPEAVKAREADESAPETAAGSAKSKSELQSDD from the coding sequence GTGGTTTACGAGACGGGCAACAGAACGGTCGACGAGGCAGTGAACCGCGTACTGGACGGAGAGCGACTCGACCGACGGGACGGGCTGGCACTTATCGCCCAGCCCGTCGACGCACTCGCCGCGGGCGCGGACGTCGTCCGCTCCGAGCTGGGCGACGGCACTGTCGACGCCTGCTCGATCGTCAACGCGAAGGCCGGCAACTGCGCCGAGGACTGTGGCTTCTGTGCCCAGTCCGTCCACTTCGACACCGGCATCGACAACTACGGCTTCCTGGGGCCGGAGAAGATACTGGAGGCCGCAAAGCGGGCCGAACGGGACGGCTCCCAGCGGTTCGGTATCGTCCTCGCCGAGAAGGGCGTCTCGAAGGAGCAACGGCCCGAAGAGTGGGAAGAAGTACTCGAAGCCATCCGACTCGTGCGCGACGAGACGGACGTGGAAGTCGACGCGTCCCTCGGCATTCTCACCGAGGAGGAGGCCGCGATTCTGGCCGAAGAGGGACTCAATCACTACAATCACAACATCGAGACCTCCCCGCGATATTTCCCCGAAATCGTCCAGACCCACAGCTTCGAGGACCGCGTCGCGACGCTGGAGGTCGCCAAGGAGGCCGGGATGGACCTCTGTGCCGGCGTCATCCTCGGGATGGGCGAATCCCCCACCGACCGGGTCGAGGCCGCGATGGCACTGCAGGACATCGGCGTCTCCTCGCTCCCCGTCAACATCCTCAACCCCGTCGAGGGGACGCCGCTGGCCGAACGGGGCCTCCCCGATATCACGACGGAGGAGGTCATCAAGACCATCGCGGTCTACCGCCTGCTCCACCCCGAGGCCAGGGTGCGTCTGACCGGCGGCCGCGAGGTCAACCTCGACACGGAGGGCCAGGTCGCCGCCCTGGAGGCGGGTGCGGACGGCATCCTCACTGGCGACTACCTCACGACGGAGGGTCAGTCCCCGGCCGACGACATCGAAATCGTAGAGCAGGCTGGGCTGGAACCCAACCGTGAAGCCAACGAGTTCGACCCCGAGGCGGTCAAAGCACGCGAGGCCGACGAGAGCGCCCCCGAGACCGCGGCCGGCAGCGCAAAGAGCAAGTCCGAACTGCAGTCCGACGACTGA
- a CDS encoding helix-turn-helix domain-containing protein, protein MAKYSTGSGGNSAGGSCELCGATGDTQTESVAGATLELCRDCAQNHGESGGGPSSSDSPDDQERKRRAAQNAAKMQDSQSADASHWEDGADYDADQLPYLVSDYGARVTEARQEEGLQTDELADELELSEDDVLAVEQGRAVQANVKGSTIVALEKFLDIELADSR, encoded by the coding sequence ATGGCCAAATACTCGACCGGCAGCGGGGGCAACAGCGCCGGCGGGAGCTGCGAGCTCTGTGGCGCCACTGGCGACACACAGACCGAAAGCGTCGCCGGTGCGACGCTGGAGCTCTGTCGCGACTGTGCACAGAACCACGGCGAGAGCGGCGGAGGTCCGTCGAGCAGCGACTCACCGGACGACCAGGAGCGAAAGCGTCGCGCGGCCCAGAACGCCGCGAAGATGCAGGACTCCCAGTCCGCCGACGCCTCCCACTGGGAGGACGGCGCCGACTACGACGCCGACCAGCTTCCGTACCTGGTCAGCGACTACGGCGCCCGCGTCACCGAAGCCCGTCAGGAGGAGGGCCTCCAGACGGACGAACTCGCCGACGAACTGGAGCTCTCAGAGGACGACGTCCTGGCCGTAGAGCAGGGTCGGGCGGTTCAGGCCAACGTCAAGGGCTCGACTATCGTTGCCCTCGAGAAGTTTCTGGATATCGAACTCGCGGACTCCCGGTGA